TACTTGCAGCAGAAGCAATAGGAGATCAACTTGAAGCAGTATTTGTAGATCATGGACTTCTAAGAAAAGATGAAGCACAACAAGTAGAAGACACCTTCAAAGACAGAATTAAAAACTTCAAAGTAATAGAAGCACAAGATGAATTCATAGAAGCACTCGCTGGTGTACGCGACCCTGAAAAGAAACGTGAAATCATAGGACATAAATTTATCGAAGTATTTGAACGTGAAGCTAAAAAATCAGGAGCAACATTCCTACTTCAAGGAACAATAGCACCAGACTGGATTGAAAGTGAAGGAAACATCAAATCACACCACAACCTAACACTACCAGATGGACTAGAACTTAAAATAATAGAACCACTACGTGAAATCTACAAAGATGAAGTACGTGCAATAGGAAGTGCACTAGGACTACCTGATGAAATAGTACACAGACAACCATTCCCAGGACCAGGACTAGCAGTACGTGTACTAGGAGATGTAACACACGAAAAACTAGAAATCTGCCGTGAAGCAAATGCAATACTAAACAAATACGTAGAAGAAGAAGGACTCGACAAAGACCTCTGGCAATACTTTGTAGTACTAACAGACAGCAAAGTAACAGGAGTAAAAGGAGACCAAAGAGACTTCGGATATCTAGTTGTAATACGTATGGTACAATCATTTGATGCAATGACAGCAAACGTACCAGACATACCATGGCCATTCCTACACAAAGTATCACAAGAAATCACAGCAAAAGTACCAGAAATCACACACGTATCACTCTCACTCAGTAACAAACCACCAAGCACAATCGAATTTG
The genomic region above belongs to Methanosphaera sp. and contains:
- the guaA gene encoding glutamine-hydrolyzing GMP synthase, with the protein product MLINEEEFIKNAVEKIKEEVKDEKVIIALSGGVDSSVASVLAAEAIGDQLEAVFVDHGLLRKDEAQQVEDTFKDRIKNFKVIEAQDEFIEALAGVRDPEKKREIIGHKFIEVFEREAKKSGATFLLQGTIAPDWIESEGNIKSHHNLTLPDGLELKIIEPLREIYKDEVRAIGSALGLPDEIVHRQPFPGPGLAVRVLGDVTHEKLEICREANAILNKYVEEEGLDKDLWQYFVVLTDSKVTGVKGDQRDFGYLVVIRMVQSFDAMTANVPDIPWPFLHKVSQEITAKVPEITHVSLSLSNKPPSTIEFE